The following nucleotide sequence is from Capra hircus breed San Clemente chromosome 4, ASM170441v1, whole genome shotgun sequence.
GGGCCCGGGGGTAGAGGACGGGGCCGTCGTCATCGTAGTAGTGGAGGGCGTCCACGAAGGTGGCCGTCTCCGGGCAATCGATGCCAGGGGCCAGCTCATGGGTGACGCTGCCCAAGCCCCAGCCCAAGTCCAGGTACTTGGTCTGCATGCCGGCCGGCGTGTGTCCTCCGTACAGCGCCGCAGCCTCCTGCACGCTCACCTCGTAGGCTATGCGCTCACCACCAAAGCGCACGTCCAGGACTTGCAGCCCCGAGGATGAGCGCAGGCGGAAGGAGAAGCTCCAGCCGGCGTAGCGCACTGTGTGGCCATCCAGGCTGTAGCGCGCGCCCTGGGGCTGCACCAGGCGGGGGCCGCTCTTGGAGACGCCCAAGTCCCCACGTAActggtaggaggagaagagggccgCCTCAGGCAGGTTGGCTCTGTCCTTGCCCTTGGCGAGCGGGTCCTCCAAGACCACCGCGTCCACCTCTCCGTCGTCGTACTTCTGAGCCAGCTCCTCGGGGCTCTGGTAGAACCTCCCATTGTACCAGACCCGCTCCACCGTCCAGTCCCGGGGGTTCGGGCTTCCGTGGTCCAGCAGGAGCTCCACCCCAGTGGGATGCAGGAAGTAGCCTTCGATTTGCCGCTGAAGGATGAACCAAGAGCGGCGCTGGCCGGAGGCCACTCCCCGGGGCGCCACATCGGTGAAAGTCAGGCACGGCTGGGAGCAGTTTCCGAACACAGCGCCCGCGGTGCGCCGGAAAAACGCGCTCAGGGGCTTGgtggcctcctccagggtgtgACTCAGAAGGGCGTACTCTGCCTTGGAGATGGGTCTGGAGGCCCAGGAGGCCTGGTGCCTGGGCCTAGGCGGCAGGTGTCGGAGGTAACGGGGCCTTGGCAGCGGCCCCACGGCAAACTCGGTGATGTTGGGCTGCTCCTGGGCTCCGAAGAAGATGACGGCTAGCGCCTCCCGAACGGGAGGCCGGTGGCCTTTATCCAGAAACTTGAGCACGTGTTGCTTCTTGGGCAGCAGCATCTCAATGAGGAACACGGAGTTCTTGGCCACGGTCAGCGTGTTGGACGGCTCCAGCCTCAGCTCCTTCTGGGACCAGAGGAAGCTGTGCACGGCCTTGAGCTCTTGGGCACTCAGGTCCGCAAATACCCTGCCCTTGTCGCCGGGGGTCCGCGGGGCGCCCTCTGCCGCCGCCAGCGTCTGCAACACCAGGATGGCAGCGCCCGCCCAGCCGAGGGCCAGGGCCTCCCGCCCCATGGCTCTGGAATGCAGCAGAGGAGATGAGCTTAGCAGTTTTGTGGGAGGAAGTGAGTGTCCCCCAGGTTGGGTCTTGGATTACCCTGGCCCTTGACCTCATGGTTTTCCCGCGGACTCACCTCCTGGCTTGCAGTCCTCCAATTTGAATTCCGCTCTTTCCTCCCTGGTCTGTAACCTTCCTGGTCTATAAACTCTTTAGTCCCATGGATGCTCTTACCTGTGCGGactccttctcccctcctctgTGCCTTATCTCTGCGGGGCAGAAGCGCTATCTCTCCAGCTTTAGGTCACTCAGATACTCACAGTGCCTCCCCCCCCAAATGCTACAGCGTGCTGGCTGTGCCATGGGTGTTGGCAGCAAAACTGTGCTGTGTCAACACAGTGTTTTTGATACAACACAATGTTTTTTTTACGGGTAAAATTTGAAATGTAGTGTGGAAGTTCAAGGAGTCGATGGTTCTAGTGCTAATACACGCTACCACTaggaccagctgtgtgaccttgggcagctcGCTTAaactctctgggcctccattCTCACAACAgggaaatggaaaataacaatGCAAGTACCTACTTATGGAATTGTTAGGAAAAATCAGTTGGACAATAAGGATACAGTGTTTAGCACAAAGCCTACTTTCTAGGAAGCACTTGAGAAATGCAAACTACTCatctttttttccagtagtcatgaagaatgtgagagttgaaccatagagatggatgagtgccaaagaactgatgcttttgcactgtggttctggagaagactcttgagagtccctggacatcAAGATCAAACCTGTCCGTCctaaagggaaatcaaccctgaatattcattggaaggactgctgctgaagctgaagctccaatactttagccatctgatgcaaagagctgactcattggaaaagaccctgaagctgggaaagactgagggcaggaggagaaggggatgacagaggatgagatggttggatggcatcactgactcgatggacatgagtttgagcaagctctgggagatggtgaaggacagggaagctggcgtgctgcagtccatggggtctcaaagagtcggacatgactgaacaatatgAGGATACACTCTCTGGTGTCAGAATGTTTAAACTTATGAGTCATGTAGAGTGATTTGACTGGTTCAGTTGTAGACCTGTGCCCACACAGGTGAGGGGGAGAATGGGGTGGCTGGCCCTGCCAAACTTCTTTGGCCTCTTCAATGATGCCCCACTGTTGTGACCACTTGGCCAAAGGCGAAGTTGTGACCTCAGGCCAAGGCCATGAGGAGGGCACCTCAGGATGTCATCATGCCAGGGGGCAATTCGAGATTATGTCCTTTTCCCTTCCATTGTGAGGGGAGACTGTGGTCAGGGTCTCATGGCACACCCTCTGGAGCTGACACTACAGTCTTGACCTCCCATCCCTGGTGGGGAGTTTCGGGGACTCATGTGATCTTCTCTCCAGCCTGAAGGGGTGGGGAAGCTCTCAGGGTTGCTAAGTGAATCCAGAGCAGAAAGATAAGCAGTGAGTTCTTGTTCTACTATTAAGTTTTGGTCCAGCCTAGTTTCTTTTTCAAACTAGACTTGACTTGAAAAAGTTCTaagttcatagcaaaattgagagAGACGTACAGAGAGATCCCGTATGCCTCCTGTCTCCTCTCCCCGCTCACATAACCTGGCCCACTAACAGCATCCCACACCAGAGTGGTACCCTTGCTACAATCTGTGGCCCTACAGTGATACATTATTGTCACCCAGTAATTTACATGAGGATTCACTCTGGGTGCGGTACATGCTGTGGGTTTTGAGAAATGTGTAAAGACTTGCATCCATCTTTATGGACCATACAGAGCAGTTTCAGGGCCCTCAACATTACTCCAGCTCTTCGTCCTTCACTTCCTTCCCTGACCACTGATCTcttcactgtctccatagttttgccttttccagaatgtcatgccGTCAGGGTGATACAGCGTGCAGCCCTTTCAGACTGGCCTCTTTGGCTCGGTAATATACATTTatgttcctccatgtctttttggTATCCAAGCCCCTTTCGTCTTAACCTCTGATgaaattaaatttgtattttaaggcaggacaagaaaaaattaaacatagaatttccTCTCTGTGTTTGTTTGGGCCTCTTCCCGCCCCTGCTCCCTAACATGCCACGTGCGTCTGCAGTATGCATTAACCAGAGCGCCTCAAAGATGGGGGTGCCCGCTGGACAGTAAAgatccatttttttccttcttctgatgCCAGCAATGTAGCCTCTTAGAAGATCACTGTTCTTTGCCAGCTCTATAGGGGCCATGGTGACTTGCAGCTTGCTTTATATGTGCTTACCTGGACTATGTATCTTTGGTGAACTTAAtgtaaaatatcaatatattattttgaTGTATGGTCCCTTTGTCTTGAAAATGTATAAGACCGTGCCTTCAACTTCCAACCAATggaacagttctcagagctttctgagaatcTGCTTCCAGGGTTATAATCCTCTGTTTAACTCAATTCAAATCCCCCCTTTTTCTTCTTAACTTGGTAGTTAATTGAATTTTCATCGACATTTTCTTGGCACAGTTGGCAGTCTATCAGAGGCACCTGGAGACCACCCTAAACGGAAGCTCAGTACCAGCACAGGCTCTTTGAGTCTCACCCAGTTTTTGGTATTCTTCAGGTGCCTTGGTGAGGTCTCCTGATATCCAGACATCATCGCTTTAAATGATGTCCTGAATTTTACTGGAcctatttttctttaagaaaaaacttttcttggctgtgctatgcagcatgtgggattttaattccctgactatagatcaaacctgtgccccttacatgggaggcacagagtcttaaccacctgaccaccagggaagtccctcgagCCGTTTTTCTTGggacttttctgtttttcttggagTCCTAAAGTGGGTACCTGTACATTTCctaggcaggagacctgggggaTATTCTTAGCGGGGGCCCAGGGGAAACTTTGGCATGAGCCAGGTTGGCTATCCTTAAAGATTTGGCTTAAATTGGAAAGATTATGTATATATGGTTAGGACAAACTTGTTTGCCAGTGAAATGAAGACTGAGCCTGCTCAACTCCAAAGGGAAAAGGACGTCTGCTTCTTCTGGCCACAAGGTGCTTCCAGGTAGCTGAGAAACTATCGGAAGTGTTTGAGGATCTATCCTTGTGATGTGTAGTGAGCCCACAGAGGGTCTCagtataatcattaaaaaaatcctgCTTGCTGGGCAGGCATAACAAAGGCTGATCATCTCAAGTTCTGAGCACCCAGGGCAGTTTTAGACTGTTAGAGGGAGGAACCAAGACATGTAAGAGAGTCAAACCGACCTGGGATAACTCCTTGGGCAGCTAGACGCAGAGGCAGCATGAATTTGTGTAATTGGAACGAAGCTGGTGCTTGCAGGTACTAATCTTCACTCTTAAATGGCCAGGATGGAGCTTTGTTGACATTCTAGAAAAAGCCAGCTTGATAAAAGACCTTTTCAAAATTCTGACCCtgagagaataaaaatattcctCAGAGGATGCTTGAAGGAAGTTATAACTCATACTATGTCCTTGAAACATAAACATAGCTCACATCACCTGAGACGACAGCCTTAGCTCAATTAATAGACCTtaaaactgaaaggagaaaagaaaaaggaaagaggctTTTAAAAACTCAAGTAGGAAACTTATGACATCTCTATCTGTGTCTGTCTGGATATATTTGTCTGTGTGTACATTATAAATATGCACAGGCGGCcgaaaggagctaccccacgtctgaagtcaggggcagtggcctaaagtgccaggctgcgacgacGCAGGAAccgccgagaggagctaccctgcgtccgaggtcggtggcggccaggaggagacaccccgcgtccgaggtcaggggctcccgggagaagccaccttgtgcccgaggccaggggcagtgaccctgaggagccacccacgcccaagGCCATGgccagcggctgggaggagcaacccgaggagtggtggcagtgcaggcacaggagggcctagaggagctatcccacgttgaaggtcaggaactgcagtggtgaggagatacccttcatccaaggtaaggagcagcagctgtgctttgctggagcagccgtgaagagataccccacgaccaaggtaagagaaacccaagtaagatggtaggtgttgcaagagggcatcagagggcagacacactgaaatcatactcacagaaaactagtcagtctaatcacactaggaccacagccttatctaactcaatgaaaccaagccaagCCTACCGGGCAACCCAAGATgcgcaggtcatggtggagacgtctgacagaatgtggtccactggagaagggaatggcaagccacttcagttttcttgccttgagaaccccatgaacagtatgaaaaggcaaaatgataggataccaagagaggaactccccaggtcagtaggtgcccaatatgctactggagatcagtggagaagtaactccagaaagaatgaagggatggagtcaaagcgaaaacaatacccaggtgGGGATGTGacgtgacagaagcaaggtccgaggctgtaaagagcaatattgcacaggaacctggaacgtcaggcccatgaatcaaggcaaactggaagtggtcaaacaagagatggcaagagtgaatgtcgacattctaggtatcagcaaactaaaatggactggaatgggtgaatttaactcagatgaccattttatctactactgcgggcaggaatcctacagaagaaatggagtagccatcatggtcaacaaaagagtccaaaatgcagtacctggatgcaatctcaaaaacgacagaatgatctctgttcgtctccaaggcaaaccattcaatatcacagttatccaagtctatgccccaaccagtaacactgaagaagctgaagttgaatggttttatgaagacctacaagactttttagaactaacacccaaaaaagatgtcctttgtgaccacatggactgtagcctaccaggctcctccctccatgggattctccaggcaagagtactggagtgggttgccatttccttctccaggggatcttcccaatccagggattgaactctggtctcctgcattccaggcagacatgttaacctctgagccaccagggaagtccttttcattataggggactggaatgcaaaagtaggaagtcaggaaacacctggagaaacaggcaaatttggccttggaatgcggaatgaagcagggcaaaggctaataagagttttgccaagaacatgcactggtcatagcaaacaccctcttccaacaacacaagagaagactctacacatggacatcaccagatggtcaacaccgaaatcagattgattatattctttggagccaaagatggagaagctctatacagtcaacaaaaacaagaccaggagctgactgtggctcagatcatgaactccttattactaaattcagactcaaattgaagaaagcagggaaaacggctagaccattcaggtatgacctcaatcaaatcccttatgattatacagtggaagtgagaaatagatttaagggcctagatctgatagatagagtgcctaatgaactatggaatgaggttcgtgacattgtacaggagacggggatcaagaccatccccatgggaaagaaatgcaaaaaagcaaaatggctgtctgcggaggcctttcaaatagctgtgaaaagaagagaggtgaaaagcaaaggagaaaaggaaagatataagcatctgaatgcagagttccaaagaatagcaagaagagataagaaggccttcttcagcaatcaatgcaaagaaatagaggaaaagaacagaatgggaaagactagagatctcttcaagaaaattagagataccaagggaatatttcatgcaaagatgggctcgataaatgatggaaatggtatggacctaacagaagcagaagatattaagaagagatggcaagactacatggaagaactatacaaaaaagatcttgacgacccagataatcatgatgatgtgatcactaatctagagccagacatcttggaatgtgaagtcaagtggtgcttagaaagcatcactacaaacaaagctagtggaggtggtggaattccagttgagctgtttcaaatcctgaaagatgatgctgtgaaagtgctgcactcaatatgccagcaaattgggaaaactcagcagtggccacaggactggaaaaggtcagttttcattccagtttcaaagaaaggcaatgccaaagaatgctcaaactaccgcacaattacactcatctcacatgctagcaaagtaatgctcaaaattctccaagcgaggcttcagcaatacatgaaccgtgaacttcctgatgttcaagctggttttagaaaaggcagaggaaccagagatcaaattggcaacatccgctggatcatggaaaaagcaagacagttccagaaaaacatcaatttctgctttattgattatgccaaagcctttgactgtgtggatcacaataaactgtggaaaattctgaaagagatgggaatatcagacctcctaacctgcctcttgagaaatctgtatgcaggtcaggaagcaacagttagaactggacatggaacaacagactggttccaaataggaaaaggaggacatcaaggctgtatattgtcaccctgcttatttaacttctatgcagagtacatcatgagaaacgctcgactggaagaaacacaagctggaatcaagcttgtcgggagaaatatcaataacctcagatatgcagatgacaccacccttatggcagaaagtgaagagaagctaaaaagcttcttgatgaaagtgaaagaggagagtgaaaaagttggcttagagctcaacattcagaaaacaaagatcatggcatccagtcccatcacttcatgggagatagatggggaagcagtggaaacagtgtcagactttattttggggggctccaaaatcactgcagatggtgactgcagccatgaaattaaaagacacttactccttggaaggaaagttatgaccaacctagacagcatattgaaaagcagagacattactttgccaacaaaggtccgtctagtcaaggctatggtttttccagtagtcatgtatggatgtgagagttggactgtgaagaaagctgagtgccgaagaatcgatgcttttgaactatggtgctggagaagactcttgagagtcccttggactgcaaggagatccaaccagtccatcctaaaggagaccagtcctgggtgttcattgggaagactgatcctgaggctgaaactccactactttggccacctcatgtgaagagttgactcattggaaaatgtaACATTCTAAATGTAACTTTAGATccctccctgatgctgggagggattgggggcaggaggagaaggggacgacagaggatgagatgcctggatggcatcactgactcgatgcacatgagtctgagtctgGGTGaatttcgggagttggtgatggacagggaggcctggcgtgctgtgattcatggggtcacaaagagtaggacacgactgaatgactgaactgaactgaactgatcctaagAACAATTTCTCCAGACTTCTGATGACTTGAAACTTAAGGGTTCTGCTAAATTAAATGATAGAAATTCTTTGAATGtctagatcattaaaaaaaaatatttatttggctatactgggttttagttatggcatgtggggtctttagtggcagcttgtgagatctagttcccttcATCAGGAATCAAACTCGGGCCTCCCGTATTGGGAGCATGctgtcctagccactggacaaccagggaagtatGTAGATCATTGTTAATAAGATAAAATACACTAACATTAATTGCTAAAGAAGTCTGTTTGTTTTTACCTACTTTTGACCTCTTATTCCAGAGATACTTAGCATTTGTAactgttaataaatatattttgtgctTTATTGAAAGATTGTGAAATGGCatatatttctagaaattaatttttaaaagggaacCTTCAGCAAAGAGTTTTAGGCATGGTTAAGTCTAAGATTAGATTAGTAAAGATTTAttagattaaataaatgaattttaatattgaagatgaaatgatataaaatagacctttttttctgtgttgtgaggacagttttgttttgaaatattgaTCTGCTTCTGCTTTTGGTAAGAGATTATAAAATTTCTTTACCAGTAACTTCCTACacttgcctttgaaatcttttgttgTCAGTTTATTAATAGTTTATGAATAAATATTGTTTAACAGTTACTTATGATCCTACTTGGTCAAACACTTAAAACCTCTGATATCTTTGACAAACTTTCTCAAATCAAACTTTAAATGAAATTCTTTTGACTGGTAGCTAACTTTAGGATGCTTCAGAGGGCTCCTGAACATCTCAAAGAGggatattaaaataatttggcTTATTTGTTACATTAAACTGCATGGGAAACATTGTCAAATGAGTAACAAAAAATCTTCTAAAGCTCTATTTCATaggtaaatattattaatataaaggtTCTAGAAATTATATGAAGTTCCTAACATTCGAAGCGTCCTGGTATGCTGTTACTCATCTTTCTAGCTGTTGTCTTGAAATGTTGTATGTCACAACAAATTTCCTTGACAGTTGCATTGTGATCGGGTCTTTAACCATGCTTTTCAAGTCTTTTGTCATTTATAGACGGTTATGGTCTTAATCTGATGCTTTTCAAAAATGCCTGTAGGGAGGTTTTCTGCTCCCTAAATAAGTTAGACTCGGTAGCGAAAGGACTTCCACTTTGTATGAGGGTTGTTTTAGAAACAGCTCTCTCATGTATGCCTGCTGAAGACGTAGTAATAGGGTCTCCTTTAGCTGCTCATGTCCCACATTCACTTGAGTCTCTTCTAAACTCCTGCCACACTCAGCACAATTCTGTAAGCCAGCTAACTTTTTAAGAAGTTGTTGCTTTCTCTTCCCAATCCTACCTTGATTTGATGTAATAGCATTAACCTTGCAACTTCGCTTCCAGAACCACAGGAAGAAAGCAACTATGATCCCATCTTGTTAGCGGTTTATCTTCTTGCTCC
It contains:
- the AOC1 gene encoding amiloride-sensitive amine oxidase [copper-containing], with protein sequence MGREALALGWAGAAILVLQTLAAAEGAPRTPGDKGRVFADLSAQELKAVHSFLWSQKELRLEPSNTLTVAKNSVFLIEMLLPKKQHVLKFLDKGHRPPVREALAVIFFGAQEQPNITEFAVGPLPRPRYLRHLPPRPRHQASWASRPISKAEYALLSHTLEEATKPLSAFFRRTAGAVFGNCSQPCLTFTDVAPRGVASGQRRSWFILQRQIEGYFLHPTGVELLLDHGSPNPRDWTVERVWYNGRFYQSPEELAQKYDDGEVDAVVLEDPLAKGKDRANLPEAALFSSYQLRGDLGVSKSGPRLVQPQGARYSLDGHTVRYAGWSFSFRLRSSSGLQVLDVRFGGERIAYEVSVQEAAALYGGHTPAGMQTKYLDLGWGLGSVTHELAPGIDCPETATFVDALHYYDDDGPVLYPRALCLFEMPTGVPIRRHFNSNFNGGFNFYAGLKGQALVLRTTSTVYNYDYIWDFIFYPNGVMEAKMHATGYIHATFYTPEGLRHGTRLHTHLIGNMHTHLVHYRIDLDVAGTKNSFQTLQMKLENITNPWSPGHRLVQPALQQMRYSRERQAAFRFGQTLPKYLLFTSPEQNPWGHQRSYRVQIHSMADQVLPPGWQEEQAVTWARYPLAVTKYRESERYSSSIYNQNDPWDPPIVFEEFLRNNENIEDEDLVAWVTVGFLHIPHAEDIPNTTTPGNSVGFLLRPFNFFPEDPSLASRDLIIVRPLENGSTYTQSWMPEGEGDCLKPPSFSYNGTYRLV